The following proteins come from a genomic window of Macaca thibetana thibetana isolate TM-01 chromosome 15, ASM2454274v1, whole genome shotgun sequence:
- the BAAT gene encoding bile acid-CoA:amino acid N-acyltransferase, translating into MIQLTATPVSALVDEPVHIQATGLTPFQMVSFQASLEDESGNMFYSQAHYRANEFGEVDLKHASSLGGDYMGVHPMGLFWSLKPEKLLTRLLKKDVMNKPFQVQLKLYDLELIVNNKAASAPKASLTLERWYVAPGVTRIQVREGRLRGALFLPPGEGRFPGVIDLFGGLGGLLEFRASLLASRGFASLALAYFNYEDLPAKPEVTDLEYFEEAANFLLRHPKVFGPGVGVVSVCQGVQIGLSMAVNLKQVTATVLINGTNFPFGIPQVYRGKIYQPFPYSAQLISISALGLLELYRIYETTEVGASQYLFPVEEAQGHFLFIVGEGDKIINSKAHAEQAIAQLRRHGKNNWTLLSYPGAGHLIEPPYSPLCCASMTRDLKLHWGGEVIPHAAAQEHAWKEIQRFLRKHLIPDMTSPL; encoded by the exons ATGATCCAGTTGACAGCTACCCCTGTGAGTGCACTTGTTGATGAGCCAGTGCATATCCAAGCTACAGGCCTGACTCCCTTTCAGATGGTGAGTTTTCAGGCATCACTGGAAGATGAAAGCGGAAACATGTTTTATTCTCAAGCCCACTATAGGGCCAATGAATTTGGTGAGGTGGACCTGAAGCATGCTTCCTCACTTGGAGGGGATTATATGGGAGTCCACCCCATGGGTCTCTTCTGGTCTCTGAAACCTGAAAAGCTATTAACAAGACTGTTGAAAAAAGATGTGATGAATAAGCCTTTCCAGGTCCAATTAAAACTTTATGACTTAGAGTTAATAGTGAACAATAAAGCTGCCAGTGCTCCAAAGGCCAGCCTGACTTTGGAGAGGTGGTATGTGGCACCTGGTGTCACACGAATTCAGGTTCGAGAAGGCCGCCTTCGAGgagctctctttctccctccag gaGAGGGTCGCTTCCCAGGGGTGATTGATTTGTTTGGTGGTTTGGGTGGGCTGCTTGAATTTCGGGCCAGCCTCCTAGCCAGTCGTGGCTTTGCCTCCTTGGCCTTGGCTTACTTTAACTATGAAGACCTGCCTGCCAAACCAGAAGTAACAGATTTGGAATATTTTGAGGAGGCTGCCAACTTTCTCCTGAGACATCCGAAG gtCTTTGGCCCAGGCGTTGGGGTAGTCTCTGTATGTCAAGGAGTACAGATTGGACTATCTATGGCTGTTAACCTAAAGCAAGTCACAGCCACGGTACTTATTAATGGAACCAACTTTCCTTTTGGCATTCCACAGGTGTATCGTGGTAAGATCTATCAGCCCTTTCCCTATTCTGCACAATTAATATCCATCAGTGCCTTGGGGTTACTAGAGCTCTATCGCATTTATGAGACAACTGAAGTTGGGGCCAGTCAATATTTATTTCCTGTTGAAGAGGCCCAGGGGCATTTCCTCTTCATCGTAGGAGAAGGTGATAAGATTATCAACAGCAAAGCACATGCTGAACAAGCCATAGCACAGCTGAGGAGACATGGGAAGAACAACTGGACCCTGCTCTCTTACCCTGGGGCAGGCCACCTGATAGAACCTCCCTATTCTCCTCTATGCTGTGCCTCAATGACCCGCGATTTGAAGTTACACTGGGGAGGAGAAGTGATCCCACACGCAGCTGCACAGGAACATGCTTGGAAGGAGATCCAGAGATTTCTTAGGAAGCACCTCATTCCAGATATGACCAGTCCACTCTAA